Genomic DNA from bacterium:
TAAAAGTCGCTTCAAACCTCGTCAAAATCGCAAGGGATAACGACCTTTTTGAGAAAAAGGTCGTTGCCAAAGAAATCTTTGGCTCGAACCTCCGCTTGGGGAGCCGCGCCCTGCGCGGCGACCCTGTTTTTCCCCACCTTTCCGCGCTTCGCGCGGCTGAATCCATTGGCAAAATGCCTGAAAGTCAAATTTTGGTGCCCGGGGTGGGACTCGAACCCACAAGCCTTGCGGCGCGTGATTTTAAGTCACGTATGTATACCAATTCCATCACCCGGGCGTACTCTATTTTTACCACGATGTGTAGGCTGCAAGCTATGACAATTCGGGCACAATATTCGTAGATTTTCTAAGCGGTTATCACGTGGGTCCCCATTGATATGATCAAGCTCTAATGGGATCCGGCCATCAACGTTGATCTGAGCCCACCCACATAGCTCGCATGCTTCTTGCTTATAACCTTCTTTTATGAGGCGCAAACGTAGCTTATGTGATTGATGGTTTGAGTGCTGGACTAGAATTTGATCGATGGGGATGCGTCGATAGATCGATAAATCCATCTTGCCATGATTCCAAGACTGTCCCGTAAAATGATCCAGGCTTATGTTGTATCGCTGTGCAACGCGACGGAGCTGAGCGTAGTTCCCGCCTGAGGGATTAATGCCTAGTTAATCAGTGCTTGTCGGATACTCTTTGATGACCGTATAGCCTCAGAAATTGCAGTAATTTCTGATGTCGTACGAGGTATATGTCAATTGTACAGCTATTACATCGTGTGTACTAATTCTTTAATGAACTCATATATGATACACTATTGCAGAAGATATAAGGAGGGATATGATGAAGGTAGCTACTGAACAGACGTTCGTAGACTTGACTAGTGATTATCAGCTGCGACAGGATGCGCTAGAAATGTTAACCGATGATAGTGGCGTTATACGCGGGAGCTCCGATGATGTAGAGCGTATGATGTTCCAGTTGTTTTTTCAGCAGCAGGTTGAAGCTGAGTGCCAAACTGCAGATTGTAATGACTAATTCAAAAAGAGGACAATATGGTAGATCGAGAACCACAAGGCGGTGAGGCCGAAACTAAATCTACAGATCCACGTGAACATAAGGGATTGATTGCAAAGCTGAGAGATATGCTGACCAATCCAGACAACACAGATGAGCAGCGAGCTATCACGGCTGAGCATCGTGCAGTGCAGGCCCAAGAGACCGCAGATCGTCAGGATTTGAGGGTGCGAGCTCTGGATGCGTTGGCAAGTGAGAGCGGAGTTGCCCCGACCGATCAGTCTGTCATTGAAGCAAAGATGCAGGAGATAGCTGCGGCGGACGCTGCGACAGAAGAAAAAGACCAGTCAGCGTAGCTAGAAGTGAATAAAAGTAGTAGAGCCCCGGACGAATCCGGGGCTCTTGATCTGGTGACTGTTGCTTACTGATCAGCTGACCGTGACGGTCAGCGAGTAGGGCGCGTTCGGGTTGGCGAAGTACGCCAGCCCGGCATCCGGCAGCGTCAACCAGCCGTAGCCGGTCTTGTCGCTCGAAGTTGCCTTGACCAGGAACATCGGCGTGCCGATGTTCCACGGTACACCCGACG
This window encodes:
- a CDS encoding HNH endonuclease, translating into MDLSIYRRIPIDQILVQHSNHQSHKLRLRLIKEGYKQEACELCGWAQINVDGRIPLELDHINGDPRDNRLENLRILCPNCHSLQPTHRGKNRVRPGDGIGIHT